ttatttattcagtTGCAATGATCTCgattgaaaaattacaaagtaAGCAAATCTGCTACCGGAAATAGTCAAAGAAAAAGTGAACTCAACGTCGTGAAAAAATTGTCACTCGAAAAGTGGAGCAAAATGTAATTACAGTACTATAACCAGTGACCATTCTTTCGTTAATTAGCCTCGTTCTTCTCGTAACTTCGGTGAAATTAGAAACTATGTCTCTTCAGACAATACCATTAAAAAGTATTTCTAATCTATTTGCATTTAATAAGAATGCATCGTTCGATCGAAAATACATTTCGCAGGAGGATTGCGCAATAAAATCTGGCCGAGTCGTGGGAGAGTGCATAATAGTCCTTTTTTACACTTGATTACAGAAAGCCAGTAACGGGTTCGACGACAGTCTCGTCACAATTAGCACCAAGTTCAATGCTGCTGCAGCACAACGGGTTTTTGTTGGGCTGGCGCTGCGAAAGTCGTCATCTCGCGGTGAGGTAATTGCCTAAGGCGGAGATTTGCGCAGTGTTTGGCGAACTAATCGATCTGCCGCAGACTGTCAATCATTACGCTGCAGAACGGTTTCGCAATCGGGCTTCGGTTATCGACAATTGATTATCAATTcaaagcttaaaaaaaaaaacatttttgaaaacgcTAAAATCTTGATATCAATCGTGAAACTCTCACTCTCCAAAAAATCTCGAACGCGAAAAACCCGTTCGCTTACTTTCGATTCGTACGCCCGATCTCCGACTTTATCCCCGACAATCCGCTTTCGATCGCTATCCACACGCGATAACGACAGGATGCTGTGCCCACCGGCCAAATGAAACGTCGTCGGCCGAGTCGAGCGCGACACTCGTCTCTAATCTTTATCATCGCGATGCGTAAACGCATGAGCGGTTCTGGCGCCCGAAACAAAAGGAGCGAACGGTAAAAAGCGCGAGCGGGGGAGAAAAACCGTAATCATGAGACGCTTCGGGACGGGCGTATGCATGCGAGACGAGCTGAGAGGTGTGGATAGCCGATTGGCCGAGGATTTTCGATCGGAGATCGGCAATCTAGTTTTTAGGCTGCCGAATTTTCGGCAGGACACAGCTGGCCTGGTTTTCAAGGTTGCGTTCTGCTGGCTGGCTTCGGAAAGAAATGGATAGTGAGTACAATGTATCGTGGGAGAGACGAGTTTTTATTTTGGGCAATTGCTCGTGTGAACGTCGAAATATTTAGAGGCTGATGTTGTGGTGTGATTTCGTTAGTCTTGGGTAAGGTACACAATGGAAGACAACAGTAGCCGGTGAATGTAAATTAAGAAAGGTAGTTTGAAATTTCACTGAAACCGAATAAAGAAAACCGCAGAGCGATGTAAGTGAGATGTTCGAGCACAATTTTGAAAAGCCATTACCGTTGATGATAGCGATCTCGCGCAACACATTTCAAACTCACTTTGGCTTTCAAATTGTTCCGTTATAAAAACACGATGAATTTCGCGACAATTTTATCGCCAGGAAACTTTCAGCATCGCACTACCATACTTTCGCATTTTCCTCTCGGATCATCGTAATGAGTAGCACTTGTCTCGAAAGTTGCAAAAACAATTGATCTAAAAACATCGAGTGGCAATCGAATCCGATTAGACGAATCCTTCGTGTGTAAAGATGCAACCCAGATAGCAACTTTCGCGTAATATTCGAAAGAATGCGCTCATCTCGATTTCTCGTACTTTTCTTATTTTACCCCGCGTCATGCTCTCGAACGTTCCCGATGTGTTCTCTTTCTGCTTACTGAGCATTTATTGACAATAGCAGAATCTTCGATAACTGCACGTATGTGGAAAATTGCAGAAATTCGCAATTTCGAATCGAAGTCAAGAATATCCGGCGGAAAGCGCAATTTGAATTCCATAGATCAAACTCTCGTTACGTGAAGTATACTTTGAGTACTCTGCAATTAACTGCAGAAAATACAGACTAGCTTGATACGATTATTGAAGCATAATTACAGAAATGCAAAAAAAGACCTTATACCACAGTCTAATTCTCATTCATCAATGCGGCTATACGCATCTTTGAGTTTTCGATTCGCGCGCCTTTTCGAAGAAACGCTCGACAGTTTCGAGAACATGAGGCTCGTTATTTTTAACGGTAAGAGatcaagtttaaataaattgaagaTATTCAGGCATCGACTTTTACTCTTATACGCGAGGATCGTCTATACTCGAAAGCTGAAAACGCACGTGCAGATTTCCCGAGGAGAAGCGTCATTAAAAGCCGGCGTACATTTCCTGTCGCACTAATTATTCGCAACGATCGTAAAAGTCAGCCGTATACCATGTACATCCAAACATAATCAGCCGGCTCGTTCTTCGAAACTACAAGAGAAAACGTCAATTAAACTCGCGGCGCGTGTACCGGCGATATCGATTTCACTGCGCTTTGTTTTCACGTTCTGCCCTTAAAAGCCAGCTGACGGTGAGAGATAATTTTCCGTTCGATTGGGAATCCATCGCGGAGGCTCAGCTTGAAAAAAGTCGGCTCGAGacaaatagagagagagagagagagagagagagagagagagagatccatCTTATAGTGGAGGAAACGTCTGCAGCTCTCGTATGTAATGAGGATGGACGGGTGACCATAATTATCAACGCCAGTATGCCAAGTCGTTCCAGCTCGTTTCCGGACTGGCGCTGCGCGTCTCTTCCGCGAACGGCGCAGGCAGTTGCTGAAAAAGCAATTAGCCCGCCCGCCAAAGAGACAAGGTAGTCGCTTTATTTAACCATAAATTCAGCGTTTCTCACTTTTACCACCGCGCGAAGAGGAGAGCTGCAGTCGTTTGGAAGCGGCAATTTCGCGGGCAATTTGAAGCGCGGAAAGTGCCGGCAACGGGTGGAGTCGGAgtagctctttctctctcgcatctCCGCAGCGATCCACTTGCGTCGTCGCACGTCGTACGCGTAGAGCAACGGGGGGGGGAGAGGGgaaaacgaagaagaagaagctccgCGAGTGTACGGCGCACGCATAATAATCCCGGAGGCCAATTTTTCACGGACTGCCGATTTTCCCGACAACTGAAGCGTGCCGCGGAGCGGCGGACGGAACCCCCTCGGGTTGTCCGCGGAATCGAGACCGGACCGCTTAGTTCCCGGTCGTTCGTCGTGCCGCTTACTACATTTTTCCGTCATTCTCCGCGCTCGCACTGTCAGAGGGATCTCTCGCGCTTCTTCGCACGCTTCGAGCAGCTTTTAGCACGCTATTCATTCCTACCGAGTCATCGCGTCCGATCGTTAAGCGATGAGATGACGAGGAGCGTCACGGAGGCCATGAGCGTTTGGGGAAGACGGTGACGGCTTTTTCGGCCAAGTGCGAAGCAAGAGGAAGCTGAACCTGCTGTGATcatgtaagagagagagagagagagagagagagagagaagaagaagccatGAGGGTCGCTGTCAATCTAGTCTTGCTGTTGGTGGTCGTGCTGCAGGTCATGGGCTGCGTTCGAGCGACGAGCCTGGTCGAGAAGAGGGACCTGCAGGCCAGAGACTTTTTCGAGGAGGTGCTCATGCAGCTCATACACCAGAGGAGGATGTTTCTCGACGGGTTCGGCAACGGAACCGCCGCGATCGAGAGGAACTTCGGCTTCGACGAGCCGACGTCGATCGACGTGACAGGTGAGTCCCCGTAAATCATTTAAAACGTCGTCGCCTACTTCTCGGAACTGTTTTACCGACTCATCGCACTGCAATTACCGCGAATGACTAATCTTATTCCGATGGTCGCGCAGCTGCTCATTAAATTGAGAGTCAGTGCAATAAATATTGTCCTCTGATTCGAGCTTTTGAACCGTGATTCGTGTACACTCGAATATGTTTTCCGCTGTTGACAAAAGTAACGGTTGTCGGGAAAATGAGCCAGCACGCAACAGTAAACCCGGCTGTATTACAGGAATTCTCGGCTTTTTGAATCTTGATGCTGTATAAAAGGGCTCTTATCTGATGCGCGTGCGAGGATTGTTATTCCGTATTGAAATAACTCGCGGTGCAATTAGTCTCTCGGACGGCATTTCAGTAAGTCGCGCGGGATAATTAGAGCTAATCCTCTTATTAAGCACTTAGCCGGGAATGCGCCGCGCCGTTATGTCAGCACGCAACAATTAAGTAACACCAGATGAAGCGTCTCTAGTACGCGCGAACGCGAGATTCCCATATACTTTATAATCCGGAAATGTAAATATATCGAAGCAACGATCCTCATTACGCGTAACAACGGCCAACAATACCGATCCTAATTGAATTGACCGTGTGACCGGCAGCTGCAGCGGAGGCAGGCGAGGGACGAGGCCGGAAAAAGAAGCTGCGCCAGATGAACCGAACGCTAATGGCCATCATAATGGCCTACACGCTCAAGTTCATGTTCCTGATACCGACTTTCGTGGGCACCCTCATCCTCCTGAAGTTCACCACGGCGCTGGCTGGATTCTTCTACGCTCTCTTCGCCGCGGTGCTCGGCCTCGAGCACCACAATCATCATTGAAATGCTGATGTAGGCTGTAAGTGGAGTGAAGTGAACGAAAAGGAAAAGACTCGGTGATTTGCAAAGAAAGAACAATTTGACTTTATTATTCTCTTTTCTGGTAGTTTGCTTCGTACCTTACAGTTATgcagacagacagagagagcaTTACAATGTTGTCGGTGCGCGACTCGGCGCAATATTACAGTATAGCGTTAATTCAAGAGTTAATCAAacatataaatacaaataaataaataaataaattagttcGTAAATTTGAAATGCCATTCCTCTCGGAGACTCGAGcgagtattattattatagacGACGGGCACTTCCCACCGCGACTCCATCGAGTTTTGTGTACAGTCGCGTGTATAAACAAAGAAGCCCAGAGCGGGTTACACATCGCGCCTCGTTATCCGTCCATCAGCTGTCCGGCTCGCACATGCGAGAGAAGGACGattaaagagaaagagagagacagagggaTAGAGATAAagggagagggagaaggaaaaaaagacgagAACAAGATGGAGTCGCGGAGAAGTGCCTGTCATTAGATGCTCGGCCAGCAATTTCCGAGAGAGGAATACACTCGAGAGGTTATTCCTCTCGCGCACACACTATGTTATAGCCTTTTCGTTTTCCCTCGCGAGTCTATAATAAACGTCATCTCTCCTCGCGTGCGCTACCGGACTACAGAAGAAGATTGAGTGCCGCGATGTACAAAAGGCTTAGTTCGTCCTCGTCGAGTAATGTCACGTCTCCGCGTCCCAAGTGCGTCTATACAAATGATCAGACGACGTGgtacacaatttttttttgtcaattcTAATGCCAACGATTTTCCATCGTGCGAGGATCGGAATTCTCATGTAGCGATTTGTGTGCTAAGAGAGTAAAGTGAGCAGCTCTGAGAtgcgtttgtgtgtgtgtgtgttattttAACAACCTCGGACAGGATAGAAAATCATCGGCACACGTCCTAAGTACTAATACTGATTGCGTTACGAGTAATATGAACACTTGAAGGATTTCGATTTTCCGTACATGCGTTCAGGTCAATTTTCAGTCGAGCATAATGAATATACAGTATGCATTGGCACAGAAGTACTGGTTTTCAGTGTAAAATACAGTCAGCGTCCTCGCCGCTAATCCCGAATTCGTAAGTATATAGAAAGAAAACACCCGATCGAAGCGTCCGTAATTCACAGTCTCGTGCGTCACGTCACAGTACAGTTACCGTCATGATAGATAGAAGAACTTCGTTAGCGCGCCGTGTGAAGCCCCTTACTTCCTCTGCTGCCTGCTGGCGCCGTAGGCCAGGTTCTGCGCGTACTCCTGCTCGCCGTTGTCCAGGTCGAGGGCCTTGAGGCTTCGGTcccagccgccgccgccgccgccaccgccggaCTGCCAGCCGTGTCCGTGGTCACCGCCGCCCTGCTTCTGGGACAGCAGCTTCTTCAGCCCGATGATCATGGACAGCACCAGGGCGATCTTCGAAATGATCAGGGCCTTGCCGGCCAGGAGGAAGAGGACGCCCATCGCCAGGGGGATCATCGCGGCCATCTTCATGGCCATGCCCATCATCATCATGCCCATCATTTTCTTCATCTTGCCGCGGCCCTCCTCCATGGAGCGCTTGAGCTCGCCGGCCGAGGTCTTGGGCAGGCGGATCTGCACGTTGAAGCTGTTCATGAGCGAGGAGACGCGCTCGAGGAGGATGTCGTTGAGGACATCGTCGCGGCTGCCGCCGCTGGTGCGGCCGAGGGTCGCCTCGAGCTCGGTTATGTTCCTGACCGGCTCGATCTGGGCCCCGGGCGCCTTGACCAGCTCGAGGTTCTCGGCGATCGGCAGGTTCTCGATCCTGGCGAGCCGGTCGAAGAAGCCGATGGCCTTCTTCTTGATGCAGGCCGAGACGCCGACGTTGCGCTGATGGCAGTCCTCGTAGACCCGGTAGGCCGCCCGGTAGCCCTTGTCCAGGAGGCCGCCGTCGTCCTGGGCTGTGACCAGGCACACCAGGCCCAGGCTCAACAACAAACACTTCCGCACGTACATGACGCCGTGTAAAAGCTACTTTCGGACTCGACACACGGAGAGGCAGAGGAGAGAACACGCACCACTGATTCGTGGATCCTCAGCTGGAAGACTGGCGCCAGGACGATTCCG
The sequence above is drawn from the Nasonia vitripennis strain AsymCx chromosome 4, Nvit_psr_1.1, whole genome shotgun sequence genome and encodes:
- the LOC116417427 gene encoding uncharacterized protein LOC116417427; amino-acid sequence: MRVAVNLVLLLVVVLQVMGCVRATSLVEKRDLQARDFFEEVLMQLIHQRRMFLDGFGNGTAAIERNFGFDEPTSIDVTAAAEAGEGRGRKKKLRQMNRTLMAIIMAYTLKFMFLIPTFVGTLILLKFTTALAGFFYALFAAVLGLEHHNHH
- the LOC100118127 gene encoding uncharacterized protein LOC100118127; the protein is MYVRKCLLLSLGLVCLVTAQDDGGLLDKGYRAAYRVYEDCHQRNVGVSACIKKKAIGFFDRLARIENLPIAENLELVKAPGAQIEPVRNITELEATLGRTSGGSRDDVLNDILLERVSSLMNSFNVQIRLPKTSAGELKRSMEEGRGKMKKMMGMMMMGMAMKMAAMIPLAMGVLFLLAGKALIISKIALVLSMIIGLKKLLSQKQGGGDHGHGWQSGGGGGGGGWDRSLKALDLDNGEQEYAQNLAYGASRQQRK